CTGTCTCTATATCTTTTTGATATACTTTTTCATGCTGTTTAAACACATTGTTCTGTTACATATCTTACAACATTTTAgccaaatattaattataaatgttaactTGATGTGTTCActatgtatatatgtgtctaTGCTGACAAAATAACTTCAAATCTTCTATCGCATGCCATTATATTTATTGAGTTGGCTTGTGCGTTTTATGTTTCAGACTTCAGAAATGTGATGCAATATCCGTTAAGGGAACATAGTGAGCATCTGTGCTCCCTGGTTTTTGCGATGCATTGCGGGATTCTTTTAGGGAGCGAATGTTCCAGTGCACTGGAAGGATTTTGCAATTGAGACAGCCCTCATAATGGCCGACTCcttgatcagtgccctgactgctgaactagggagctgattgagatgcaccaCAGATGATGATCATGAATCATGATATATCAATGGAACTAGAGTTAATGGAACTGCAAAGAGCTGTGCTAAAATTTATATACAGTAACATTTCAGGGCAGTTATGACTTATCCCGCACCTCCAAAACATTGCCTTTATGAATTTTTCCCAAATTTTTAGATGATGTAAAACATGGAAGGAGGTAAAATGAGATTATAACACTGGTTTTGAGTAAGTAGTTTACATTgctatttttatgtgcattttgggatatcacaTAAAAAACACTGGATAGAAACGCCAAGatgcgcataaattctaaaaatgtgcataaaaaacaCATGCGCTCAATTGAGTCTGGTAAAAAATGctattcacaaatgttttatgcaataatCCAATTTTGCACATAAGTTAACTTCACAACTTTGGATGAAAACATAGCAGCTAGTGATAAGTTAGCCTTCGATAAAATTATTGCATCCTCCAAACCAAAGACTGAATctctcaaacaaaacaaagagtGAATATGAGAATGACGTTCCCTTATGAGAGTGTGTTGATGATTCAGTAACCGTGCGAACCCACAGAGATGAATCACATCAGCACAGTAATGAGCATTTGTTTTTGCAGCTACAGTACATGCATTGAGCAGTGATCACTAATAAAGCAATAGGATTCAAAAGATGAGAAGAGATAGTCTTCttagaaaaataaaagcaagGTTCTTTCTTACAAATTGCACAATTTTTGCAAATGAAGGGACGATTAAAAGTACTACCACCCCAATCATCtttttgtagattttaaaatgaacttaaTAGAATCTGCACAGAAGTATGAACTGGTTGGGCCTCTGACTCATATTCCCTGCATTTTCTGACAAGCAAAGACAGAGCTTCACAGGTAAAAACCTAGTGGAAGCAAATGTGATCATCACACAAGGATATATGTGCAAATGGCCTCAGAGATCTTGGACAGGAAGAGCAAACAGAAAACATACCTCTGAAAGTCGGCCTGATCAGAAGCTGGAGAGGCTCGTGAGCCCGAATGATTTTAGAATAACCGGCGGCGGAACTGACAGAGACGGATTCAGTGCGGCCTGAGCGTGGAATTGCTTTTCCATTCCCTGGAACCACAGCTGGAAATGCCCCAATCACTTGCAGCCAAAGCTTCTGTGGCTCTTGAACCAGCACTGAAACCTAGTGAAAGGGAAAGAAAGTTGAACGGTTCTTCAGATTAATAAACTCTGGCTAACAGCTAGTATGACTGAAAAATATAAGCTCCACTCATCGAACAAACTCTCCACTTATGACGTTTTCGTGTGTATAGGTTACATGTCGTTCAGGACAGGTCTTATAATAGATATCAAGTGGTGACTAAATGCAATACCAAACCTTTAACCCAAAATGTGTGAAATTTGGATGTTACCTTGTGAGGATGATCATTTCATACATGCTTGCTAATGTTCTGCAATCTTGGAATCTGCCTAATTTGACTAGCTTCTGCCAAGTGAAAGAtaatttttttgcacacaaaactgGCATGAAGAGAGCGGAGAAACAGGAGCGGGGTGCACCCCGGCCGACGGCAGTCCCGCCCCCCTGGGCTGCATAGGGAACGTGGGCGGGACgcgaggagggccgggtggatgGGACCTGGGTAAAGGGACAggccgagagagagagaaggagatggaagagagagagagaagcagatGGGAGAGGTTCGCCGACCCCAGGGCACGCCACCATGTGGTCCTCCGCGAGATGAATAGCCGACtccagcgacgtggggcggtggcactggacccactcggctgTTCTTCTGGGCAGCCGAGTGATGAACTGCTCCAGTACCACTTGGTCGATGATCATCTCCACATCGAAGGGTGACCTGCTGGGTGAAGGCCCTCTTCAGGTCTTCAGGTCTCGGGACCAGGCGCATCGGCCACTGGCCCCTCGGCCATCCACAGACCTCTGCCGACCTCTCAAAGAGGTCGAGGAACACCTCTGGGTCGTCCTCAGGCCCCATTTTGTGGAGTGGGATGTGGGTGGGCACAACTCGTTGGTCCATGACACCCGGCCGAACCTCCCGGTccatccagctccggaacctctcgcggtcctcctgctgggCTTGGAGGACGGCCTGGAACCGCCTCTCCTGATCTTGACATAACTCCAGCAGGGCCTGATGTTGGTCTTGTTGCATGACCATGAGGGATGTAATAATCTCCTCAAATGGTGCGGGCGTTTGCATGGCAACGGCTTccgtcttccttcccgggtttcggcacaaGTGTAACAAAGTTcgtaaggaaggaaggaagacgACAGGGTCAGCTGTGACTACTGGCTGCTTTTAttgtgcaaaacaaacaaaaaggcGTGCAGACAGGCACCAAAACAGTCAAAAATCAAGATATAAATTCACTCCACGACAATCAGCAGGTATCCAGGAGTGTGGCAgccagtagtccttctctctctccctcgctcctgtttctcctggcattaaatactctctccacgccaattactgaaacaagagacaggtgtttgttatttgcgCTTAACCCACTCACTTCACCGCGTCTCCTGACgctctctcccgctgcagacttcgctgaaccacgccccccttgccacaCATGGCCTCTTTATCATACATGAACAACTTAAGATATGTTATTTCTCTTTTTCTACCTTTCAAACCATATATATGATGCTATCCTAagtatgcataattacatggtttcaaatcgtttttttttttttttttttattctgcctGCTGTCTGCGACACTTTTCAGCTCTTGCTTTCTTGATTTTAATTCACCTTTGTGCAATTGCCTTCTTCCATTTTTTACAAAGCTTACTTTGCTGGTGGTAGAAGTTGATTCCTTATGTTGGGTTCAAATCCTGCACAAGCTGCCAATTATGTTGAGGCCCAGTTCAAGGCATAGCAGTAAACAAGATAACAACATAAAGAGTCTACCAATTCTGTTAGAGATTACTTATACATAACTGCTAAAAGTCAAATGTGCAgacaaaactaaaaaataatataaatatactatactacatttaaatattacagtgtattctaaataaataaataaacaaacgaTGATTTACCTTTAAAACTAGCTCAAGGTAAAAAGAGAAGAGCTAATATCAAAAGACGTACTTcaataaactaataatgtataaaaacacaaacacttcAGGTGACAATTAAATGAGGAAAAGGCTATGTAACGTGTAATATACGCCTACAATTTAACACGCTGAAAACACTGTCGTGAtatatagaccaatttggtgtttgcaaacagcgatgacgttttttgtgggcggagcctagctggttgcagaaaatgaaagttgagcagtagaagtctatggaagccacgaaataaaagaataaaaaaagttaatttcgagtttatatctcacaattctgacttttatttctcgcaaatctgagtttacgtatcacatttcttacaaaataaaacagaattgtgagatatactcgttattctgtcttttctgaattgcaatttatcccgcaattctgactttccccccctcagaattgtgaaataaactcacaattgcgagttataaagtccgaactgggagtaataaacacgcaaatgcaagaggaaaaaaaagtcagaattgtgaaataaaaattattatgtttaaaagttatctatgtaaaatattataggtttaaattattttaattataattgtttcatgctgtatgtatgtatgtcctctgaactgcatatgtgaatattatgtagagacttactgtttacatcaaattcctgctttaatagtagactaatccttgcaggtgtcatcgaTCCAGTCTGTGAAATAAACTCTGTTTATCTTCAAAttacgttttcaacgatggttttctttaaaaatgaagactatattttttgcattccgattccaacatccagaggcacaacaaaacatttttctcttattctgtggatttttttcacatttttcttcAATAGCTTCaactatttttctgcaaccagtatgcgcgcgcagctgcaagtgacgtaattgtgacgtctgctccaaagtggtctataGTTACATACAACATgtaaggcttgttcgagatgcatcggcgctgtgcagaccgatcggcgaatgacatcaaagtaccgcgagagcagTTGGAGACCAGAcgactccttatgcttttgaatcgctctcgcggtactttgatgtcatacaccgatcggtctgcgcagcgccgatgcatctcgaacaagcctgaAGTCAGCGATAAACCAACATTCGCTACTAAATATCCTTTGCAGCAAGTAGGCCTACTGTACAGTGGGCCACATTCACTAACAATTTCGTACAAGGAGAGCAGAAAAGTTCTGAACTCGACAGGCGCACACGCACAAACTCTTACCTTTGTTGTTGATGCCAGCTGTACTAACATGTAGAGGATGTGGAGAACATAAAGATGAGCGAGACCCTTAGGCATTTACAAGCCATTTTTGCCCTCGGATTAATGTAAATGAGGCGCGCGAACCCGGTAGCGTAAAACACACCTAAACATCTCCATAAAAGGGAGCAACCCCACGTCTCTTTTCTCGCTCGTGCTATAGCGCAATCTTCAAGTAAACAGCTGCTGACTGTCATATTTGGAAAATAAGTTATTAAACTGCTCAAAACTGCAGAAATTTGTCTTTAATCAatgaaattatttaattaagcTGATGTACAGTAGCTAATTAATGaagagtgtgtgtatataaaaacattagTTGAAAAGTTGGAATGCTAGAGATTATTTACTGGGCATATTTTGAGTAGGCTATGTGGTTTCAGAAAATACAGATATTTAAGACCAAAACAGCAGCAGTACTACTAACAAAACAGGAAGTGAACTGGAAGGGCAAGACATATTGTAACTGGCAGTTAGAGAAGAGTAGACCCCTATAGCCCTCCTCCTACCGCCAGCTGTACTAATGTAGAGGATGTGGAGAACATAAAGGTGAGAAAGACCCTTGGGCATTTACAAGCCATTTATGTCCTctgattaattatgattattattataatttgatAATTATGAAATAGCTATGTAAATGTGGATGAATGTCAttaaagttgtttatttttattttgaacaggCCCTCTTGTCATCAAGTAGGCAGATAGTCACCTCCTTACCTTTAAACAAGCATTCCATTGTTTTATTGAGATTGTGTCATTACATTCATGAATGCTGGTGAACTTGTCttgaaatatacaaataaaccaaaaatacaaaCTATTTTGGTGAAATACTTAAATTATGTAAGATGCTTGATCcttacctaaaaaaaaaaaaaaaaaaaaatgtatatgaatGAAACCATGCAATTAACTTCAGCTTTCTTTGATTCTGTTTTGTGTAAACCAGCTTCAATTAATTGTGTGCTTGTTCTACATGCTTTTTATCGAGCTATTTTGGCATATTCCCAAAGGCACATTTCAAGTGAAGTCCACAGCAACttatatttaattaca
The sequence above is drawn from the Megalobrama amblycephala isolate DHTTF-2021 linkage group LG13, ASM1881202v1, whole genome shotgun sequence genome and encodes:
- the LOC125244109 gene encoding uncharacterized protein LOC125244109, producing the protein MQTPAPFEEIITSLMVMQQDQHQALLELCQDQERRFQAVLQAQQEDRERFRSWMDREVRPGVMDQRVVPTHIPLHKMGPEDDPEVFLDLFERSAEVCGWPRGQWPMRLVPRPEDLKRAFTQQVTLRCGDDHRPSGTGAVHHSAAQKNSRVGPVPPPHVAGVGYSSRGGPHGGVPWGRRTSPICFSLSLPSPSLSLGLSLYPGPIHPALLASRPRSLCSPGGRDCRRPGCTPLLFLRSLHASFVCKKIIFHLAEASQIRQIPRLQNISKHV